Proteins co-encoded in one Marinobacter gudaonensis genomic window:
- the aceF gene encoding dihydrolipoyllysine-residue acetyltransferase, translated as MSEQEIKVPDLGGADEVEIIEISVSAGDTVEEEDPILTVESDKASVELPAPGAGKITKITVKVGDKVKEGDVVGMMEPSEGGSGDSASDEAESESEAKAEEKTEEKPKEESEDSAEKSKPAPKKSSGGSRKETVKVPALDGFENVPVIEINVSEGDSISEDDPLVTVESDKATMEIPSPYAGKVGKILVKEGDKLSEGDDLLEMTVEEGGEAEDEPADEDSGKTEAESKSESKAEPEQKQKAQEPAPQPQGSTYEPPSPGAKVHAGPAVRKLARELGADLTRIKGSGPKSRIVKDDVQAYVKSQLQQSQQGGSVGTGSGIPGVKLPDFSQFGDVERESMSRMMAATATNMQRSWLNVPHVTQFDDADITDMEDFRKAQKAAGEKKGVKMTPLPFLLKACATALAELPQFNVSLDMERKEVVRKKYIHIGIAVDTPHGLMVPVIRDVDKKGLWELAAESAELAQKARDKQLKPAEMQGACFTITSLGGIGGTAFTPIVNTPEVAILGVSKAAMKPVWDGKAFQPRLMLPLSLSYDHRAVNGADAARFTALLSQLLGDIRTLLL; from the coding sequence ATGAGTGAACAGGAAATCAAGGTTCCGGATCTCGGCGGTGCGGACGAGGTCGAGATTATCGAGATCAGCGTCAGCGCTGGTGACACGGTCGAGGAAGAGGATCCGATTCTGACGGTGGAGTCCGACAAGGCCTCCGTGGAACTGCCCGCTCCGGGCGCCGGCAAGATCACCAAGATCACTGTGAAAGTGGGTGATAAGGTGAAAGAAGGCGATGTTGTCGGCATGATGGAGCCCTCCGAAGGTGGCTCAGGCGATTCCGCAAGCGACGAGGCGGAGTCGGAATCCGAGGCAAAAGCCGAGGAGAAGACCGAGGAAAAGCCGAAGGAAGAATCCGAAGACAGCGCCGAGAAAAGCAAGCCGGCGCCGAAGAAGTCGTCTGGCGGCTCTCGCAAGGAGACGGTGAAGGTGCCGGCTCTGGACGGTTTCGAGAATGTACCGGTCATTGAGATCAACGTGTCCGAAGGCGACTCCATTTCCGAGGACGACCCTCTGGTCACCGTGGAATCCGACAAGGCCACCATGGAGATTCCCTCGCCCTATGCTGGCAAGGTCGGCAAGATCCTGGTGAAGGAGGGCGATAAGCTCTCCGAGGGCGATGACTTGCTGGAAATGACCGTCGAGGAAGGCGGCGAGGCTGAGGACGAGCCGGCCGATGAGGATTCCGGCAAGACTGAGGCCGAGTCGAAGTCCGAAAGCAAGGCTGAGCCCGAGCAAAAGCAGAAAGCCCAGGAGCCTGCGCCCCAGCCCCAAGGTTCCACCTACGAGCCACCCTCACCGGGTGCGAAGGTGCACGCAGGCCCGGCCGTGCGCAAGTTGGCGCGGGAACTCGGTGCGGACCTGACCCGTATCAAGGGTTCAGGGCCGAAGAGCCGGATTGTCAAAGACGACGTCCAGGCGTACGTAAAGAGCCAGCTGCAACAGTCGCAGCAGGGTGGCAGCGTGGGCACTGGCTCTGGCATTCCAGGGGTCAAGCTCCCGGACTTCAGCCAGTTCGGCGATGTTGAGCGTGAGTCGATGTCGCGCATGATGGCGGCCACGGCCACCAATATGCAGCGCAGCTGGCTGAACGTGCCCCACGTGACCCAGTTTGACGATGCTGACATCACCGACATGGAGGACTTCCGCAAAGCCCAGAAGGCCGCTGGCGAGAAGAAGGGCGTGAAGATGACGCCGCTGCCGTTCCTCCTCAAGGCCTGCGCCACGGCGCTGGCGGAACTGCCCCAGTTCAACGTGTCTCTGGACATGGAGCGCAAGGAGGTGGTTCGCAAGAAGTACATTCACATCGGTATTGCGGTGGATACGCCCCATGGGCTGATGGTGCCGGTAATCCGCGATGTGGACAAGAAGGGTCTGTGGGAGCTGGCCGCAGAAAGCGCAGAGCTGGCGCAGAAGGCCCGGGACAAGCAGCTGAAGCCTGCGGAGATGCAGGGTGCCTGCTTTACCATCACCAGCCTCGGTGGCATTGGCGGTACGGCGTTTACGCCGATCGTGAATACGCCGGAGGTGGCGATTCTCGGGGTGTCCAAGGCGGCCATGAAGCCGGTGTGGGATGGCAAGGCGTTCCAGCCGCGGCTGATGTTGCCGCTGTCGCTGTCCTACGATCACCGGGCAGTGAACGGTGCCGATGCGGCTCGATTCACCGCGTTGCTTAGCCAGCTTCTTGGGGATATCCGTACCCTTCTGTTGTGA
- the aceE gene encoding pyruvate dehydrogenase (acetyl-transferring), homodimeric type, translating into MYQDDDPIETSEWLDALESLIENEGVDRAKYILERLSERASRDGTELPYSITTPFRNSIPVSQQAPMPGDLFMERRIRSLIRWNAMAMVMRANQRPGDLGGHVSSFSSAATLYDVGFNYFFHGGDNERESDLVYFQGHSSPGIYARSFLEGRFDEKDLDKYREEVDGTGLSSYPHPWLMPDYWQFPTVSMGLGPIQAIYQAHVMKYLHNRELIDMGNRKVWCFVGDGECDEPETLGSISMAGRENLSNLIFVVNCNLQRLDGPVRGNGKIMQELEGVFRGAGWNVLKVVWGRHWDPLFEKDKEGVMQRAMDEVCDGELQNFKSNGPAYTRKHFFGRNPELAKLVESLSDEEINKLNRGGHDPYKIYAAYHHAIHNNGGRPTVILAHTIKGYGFGEAGEAQNTAHSLKKLDIEQLKSFRDRFAVPLKDDELKDVPYYRPAPDSPEIVYMKKRRQELGGFYPKRRKDCQPLQIPELDIFKAVLDGSGDRKISTTMAFVRILTALTKDKRIGKRVVPIVPDEARTFGMEGMFRQLGIYTAEGQKYVPEDRDQIMYYREDKKGQILEEGINEDGSMAAWMAAATSYSTNNFPLIPFYIFYSMFGFQRVGDLAWASGDIQARGFLIGGTAGRTTLNGEGLQHQDGHSHILANTIPNCKAYDPAYGYEMAVVLRQGMKEMFEDNQNVFYYLTIENENYEQPAMPKGCEDGIIKGMYLFESVETKGRKKTPRVQLLGAGAILNEVRAAAQMLKDDWGVASDVWSVTSFNELAREGQHIERWNRLHPDDKPKKAYVTQCLEKQSGPVVSSTDYIKLHSEQLRAFIPKTYLTLGTDGFGRSDTREKLRSFFEVDRYYVTVTALSALAQDGEVKKEVVLEAMRKYGIDRNKTNPVLS; encoded by the coding sequence ATGTACCAGGACGATGATCCCATTGAAACCAGTGAATGGCTGGACGCGCTGGAATCTCTGATCGAGAACGAAGGCGTAGACCGGGCCAAATATATTCTCGAGAGGCTCTCCGAACGGGCCAGCCGCGATGGCACCGAGCTACCTTATTCCATTACCACGCCATTCCGGAACAGCATTCCCGTATCCCAGCAGGCGCCCATGCCCGGTGACCTGTTCATGGAGCGGCGGATTCGCTCACTGATCCGCTGGAATGCGATGGCCATGGTCATGCGCGCCAACCAGCGTCCGGGTGACCTCGGCGGCCACGTATCCTCGTTCTCCTCGGCAGCAACCCTCTACGACGTTGGTTTCAACTATTTCTTCCACGGTGGCGACAACGAGCGCGAATCCGATCTGGTGTATTTCCAGGGGCACTCCTCCCCGGGTATCTATGCCCGTTCCTTCCTTGAAGGACGGTTCGATGAAAAGGACCTGGACAAGTACCGCGAGGAAGTCGACGGCACAGGTCTGTCTTCCTACCCGCACCCCTGGCTAATGCCGGACTACTGGCAGTTCCCGACAGTTTCCATGGGCCTGGGGCCGATCCAGGCCATCTATCAGGCTCATGTGATGAAGTACCTGCACAACCGCGAGCTCATCGATATGGGCAACCGCAAGGTATGGTGCTTCGTAGGCGACGGTGAATGCGACGAGCCGGAAACCCTGGGCTCCATCTCCATGGCCGGCCGTGAAAACCTCAGCAACCTCATCTTTGTAGTCAACTGCAACCTGCAGCGGCTGGATGGCCCGGTTCGCGGCAACGGCAAGATCATGCAGGAACTCGAAGGCGTATTTCGTGGCGCCGGCTGGAACGTGCTGAAAGTGGTGTGGGGTCGCCATTGGGATCCGCTGTTCGAAAAAGACAAGGAAGGCGTGATGCAGCGGGCCATGGACGAGGTCTGCGACGGCGAGCTCCAGAACTTCAAGAGTAATGGGCCCGCCTACACCCGGAAGCATTTCTTTGGCCGCAATCCGGAACTGGCCAAGCTGGTGGAAAGTCTCTCTGATGAGGAGATCAACAAGCTCAACCGCGGCGGTCACGACCCGTATAAGATCTACGCGGCCTACCACCACGCCATCCATAACAACGGCGGGCGCCCGACCGTGATCCTGGCCCACACCATCAAGGGCTATGGTTTCGGCGAGGCCGGCGAGGCGCAGAACACTGCACACTCGCTGAAAAAACTGGACATCGAACAGCTGAAGTCGTTCCGCGACCGGTTTGCGGTGCCGCTGAAGGACGACGAGCTGAAGGACGTGCCGTATTACCGGCCGGCCCCGGACAGTCCGGAAATCGTTTACATGAAGAAGCGCCGGCAGGAGCTGGGCGGCTTCTATCCGAAGCGCCGCAAGGACTGCCAGCCGTTGCAGATTCCGGAACTGGATATCTTCAAGGCGGTTCTGGACGGCTCGGGTGATCGGAAGATCTCCACCACCATGGCGTTCGTGCGGATCCTCACGGCACTGACCAAGGACAAGCGCATCGGCAAGCGTGTGGTGCCGATCGTGCCGGACGAGGCCCGTACCTTCGGTATGGAGGGCATGTTCCGCCAGTTGGGAATCTACACGGCGGAAGGCCAGAAGTACGTGCCGGAAGACCGTGACCAGATCATGTACTACCGGGAGGACAAGAAGGGCCAGATTCTCGAGGAAGGCATTAACGAGGACGGCTCCATGGCGGCCTGGATGGCGGCAGCGACCTCCTACAGCACCAACAACTTCCCGCTGATTCCGTTCTACATCTTCTACTCCATGTTCGGCTTCCAGCGTGTGGGGGATCTGGCGTGGGCCTCCGGTGACATCCAGGCCCGAGGGTTCCTGATTGGTGGAACTGCGGGCCGTACCACACTGAACGGTGAAGGCTTGCAGCACCAGGACGGCCACAGCCATATCCTGGCGAACACCATCCCCAACTGTAAGGCCTACGACCCGGCCTACGGCTACGAGATGGCCGTGGTTCTGCGACAGGGCATGAAGGAAATGTTCGAGGACAACCAGAACGTTTTCTATTACCTGACCATCGAGAACGAGAACTACGAACAGCCGGCCATGCCCAAGGGCTGCGAGGACGGCATCATCAAAGGTATGTACCTGTTCGAGTCGGTGGAAACCAAGGGTCGCAAGAAAACGCCCCGGGTCCAGCTGCTCGGTGCCGGCGCCATCCTTAACGAGGTGCGTGCTGCCGCCCAGATGCTGAAGGACGACTGGGGTGTTGCCTCAGACGTATGGAGTGTCACCAGCTTCAATGAACTGGCCCGCGAAGGTCAGCACATCGAACGGTGGAACCGCCTGCACCCGGATGACAAGCCCAAGAAGGCCTACGTCACCCAGTGCCTGGAGAAGCAGTCCGGTCCGGTGGTGTCGTCCACCGACTACATCAAGCTGCACTCCGAGCAACTGCGGGCGTTCATTCCCAAGACCTATCTCACCCTGGGTACCGACGGCTTCGGTCGCAGTGACACCCGCGAGAAGCTGCGCAGCTTCTTTGAGGTGGACCGCTACTATGTAACGGTGACGGCGCTTTCAGCCCTGGCCCAGGATGGTGAAGTGAAGAAGGAAGTGGTTCTCGAAGCCATGCGCAAGTACGGAATCGATCGCAACAAAACGAACCCGGTGCTGAGCTAA
- a CDS encoding AraC family transcriptional regulator, with the protein MTKNDHLTTTNKAAVAIVSSQPTVPGTYVLLLIDVTERWNVPVAELLEHEGLVLEDLLRSGFRLPRDCFARLIQRAISLTGEPGMGFLMGLQMKVSCHGVIGQAAMVARTLGEALDIAIAYFNMPSSDLELRLDQQGDRVRLAFAERDERYQLGEVGAMFLLTGFAAMAEALTGTRLRGRGVVRFAQPSFMSRFDHLMAGPLTFDGDFNGFVFDRSILQSPLVMSDPVAARVAREQCKEELGRLGGGRSLMQQVRDLVFDEEMGFASIEEVAAKLNVTTRTLQRRLRAEGVVFRDLVESMRQQHARRLLAVGQKSIGQVSDLLGYSDVTNFSRAFRRWTGRSPRDYARAPG; encoded by the coding sequence ATGACAAAAAACGATCATTTGACGACAACCAACAAGGCAGCCGTTGCCATTGTGTCGAGCCAGCCCACGGTTCCCGGCACCTATGTCCTGCTGCTGATCGATGTGACAGAGCGCTGGAATGTTCCGGTGGCGGAACTGCTGGAGCACGAGGGGCTGGTTCTCGAGGATCTTCTGCGCAGTGGGTTTCGCCTGCCCAGGGACTGCTTTGCCCGGTTGATCCAGCGAGCCATCTCGCTGACCGGTGAGCCTGGCATGGGCTTTCTGATGGGGCTGCAGATGAAAGTGTCCTGTCACGGTGTGATTGGCCAGGCCGCAATGGTGGCAAGGACCCTGGGTGAGGCGCTGGACATTGCCATCGCCTACTTCAACATGCCGTCATCGGACCTGGAGCTGCGTCTGGATCAGCAGGGCGATCGGGTTCGCCTGGCCTTTGCCGAGCGCGACGAGCGCTACCAGTTGGGGGAAGTGGGTGCCATGTTCCTGCTTACCGGTTTCGCCGCGATGGCCGAGGCACTCACCGGCACCAGGCTTCGGGGTAGGGGGGTGGTCCGTTTTGCCCAGCCCTCATTCATGAGCCGCTTCGATCACCTGATGGCCGGCCCGCTGACCTTCGATGGCGACTTTAATGGCTTTGTGTTCGACCGGTCGATCCTGCAATCCCCGCTGGTTATGTCTGACCCGGTGGCGGCGCGGGTGGCCCGGGAGCAATGCAAGGAGGAGTTGGGGCGCCTTGGTGGCGGCCGTTCCCTGATGCAGCAGGTGCGGGATCTGGTGTTCGATGAGGAGATGGGCTTTGCTTCGATAGAGGAGGTGGCCGCAAAGCTGAACGTCACAACCCGAACCCTGCAGCGTCGATTGCGCGCCGAAGGTGTGGTGTTTCGCGATCTTGTGGAATCCATGCGTCAGCAGCACGCCCGGCGGCTGCTGGCGGTGGGTCAGAAAAGCATCGGGCAGGTGTCGGACCTGCTGGGGTATTCTGATGTGACCAATTTCAGTCGGGCGTTCCGGCGCTGGACCGGGCGTTCGCCCCGGGACTATGCCCGGGCGCCAGGATAG
- a CDS encoding DcaP family trimeric outer membrane transporter — translation MQSNKLRLAIRATAAAAVFGVAGQAGAVNFKAGDYDMSVYGYARFNASYDVDSNQALSTRSGSYAGLAGNDNAPEGHFGADAFQSRIGVKTTSPEGVMINIEGDFRGGGGGTLRLRHAYGSYNGVLAGQTWSNFTSFVGNTSTLDFDSLPGNAGYQSRTAQVRYTSGPLSVSLEDPNYSFVTTAANDISKDGLPTVTARLEDSAGGMSYSAAVLAHQIAYDDGTNDESSLGFATFVAAKMAVSDMITIQGSLSYTDGANSYLYRSGENFGAASAYVDGNGDVETISGYGGTIGAGINLGGGRSINIGYGMVEVDWDDAEADGVAVAGQSETNSAIMANYQWTPVKNVMMGVELQRLSRENVSGTDGDASRLLFAAQYNF, via the coding sequence ATGCAAAGCAACAAACTGAGATTGGCAATTCGTGCGACGGCAGCTGCGGCAGTATTCGGGGTGGCTGGCCAGGCTGGTGCCGTAAACTTCAAAGCCGGCGACTACGACATGTCGGTTTACGGTTACGCACGGTTTAACGCAAGTTACGACGTGGACAGCAACCAGGCCCTGAGCACCCGCTCTGGTTCCTACGCTGGCCTCGCAGGCAACGACAATGCACCCGAAGGCCACTTCGGCGCTGACGCTTTCCAGAGCCGTATCGGTGTGAAAACCACCAGCCCTGAAGGCGTGATGATCAACATTGAAGGTGACTTCCGCGGCGGTGGTGGCGGTACTCTCCGTCTGCGTCATGCCTACGGTTCCTACAACGGTGTTCTGGCCGGCCAGACCTGGTCTAACTTCACCAGCTTCGTAGGCAATACCTCTACTCTGGATTTCGACTCACTCCCGGGCAATGCTGGCTACCAGAGCCGGACAGCTCAGGTACGTTACACTTCCGGTCCTCTGTCAGTATCTCTCGAGGATCCTAACTACAGCTTCGTAACCACTGCGGCGAACGACATCAGCAAAGACGGCCTGCCGACTGTGACTGCTCGCCTGGAAGATTCAGCAGGCGGCATGTCTTACTCTGCGGCCGTTCTGGCTCACCAGATCGCCTATGACGACGGCACCAACGATGAAAGCTCCCTGGGCTTTGCCACCTTCGTTGCCGCCAAGATGGCTGTTTCCGACATGATCACCATTCAGGGTAGCCTGTCCTACACCGACGGTGCTAACAGCTACCTGTATCGCTCTGGCGAAAACTTCGGTGCTGCCAGCGCTTATGTCGATGGGAACGGTGACGTTGAAACCATCTCCGGCTACGGCGGTACCATCGGTGCCGGCATCAACCTGGGTGGCGGTCGCAGCATCAACATCGGCTACGGCATGGTCGAGGTCGACTGGGATGACGCGGAAGCTGATGGCGTAGCAGTGGCCGGCCAGAGTGAAACCAACTCTGCCATCATGGCCAACTACCAGTGGACGCCGGTCAAGAACGTGATGATGGGCGTAGAACTTCAGCGCCTGAGCCGTGAAAACGTTAGCGGCACTGATGGCGACGCAAGCCGCCTGCTGTTCGCAGCACAGTACAACTTCTAA
- a CDS encoding NADH:flavin oxidoreductase/NADH oxidase family protein, which produces MTPAEILSQPLKLRNGAVIPNRFAKSAMSETLGTIDNRVTPELVTLYRTWAEGGTGLSITGNVMVDRRHIGEPQNVVLEDERDLALLRAWAEAGKTGGKKIWMQLNHPGKQSPKMLNRDPVSPSAIPFRKELRSMFATPRALTGPEIEDIVQRFARAAAIAEKAGFDGVQIHGAHGYLVSQFLSPHHNQRTDEWGGSPEKRMRFVLAVYRAIREVTRPEFSVGIKLNSADFQRGGFTEEESLAVIEALDAEGIDLAEISGGNYENPAMAKGAEKGRVNVEVKQSTLAREAYFLEFAEKVRKRVSVPLMVTGGFRTSQGMAEAIGSGATDLVGLARPLAVEPDLPNRVLAGEQVTSQVRPIRTGIRAIDNMALMEVSWYTRQLGRMGKGKAPRQHDRGLWSLVEVLGVMTTRGVRTRLRAGE; this is translated from the coding sequence ATGACTCCCGCCGAAATACTGTCCCAACCACTGAAACTGCGAAACGGGGCGGTCATTCCCAATCGCTTTGCGAAGTCCGCCATGAGCGAAACCCTGGGCACTATTGATAACCGGGTTACCCCGGAGCTGGTCACGCTGTACCGGACCTGGGCCGAGGGCGGTACCGGGTTGTCGATTACCGGGAATGTGATGGTGGATCGCCGGCACATCGGCGAACCGCAGAACGTGGTGCTGGAGGATGAGCGGGATCTGGCGCTGCTGAGGGCCTGGGCGGAGGCCGGCAAAACGGGTGGCAAGAAGATCTGGATGCAACTGAATCATCCGGGCAAGCAGAGCCCGAAGATGCTCAATCGTGATCCGGTGTCGCCCAGTGCGATTCCGTTCAGGAAGGAGTTGCGGAGTATGTTTGCCACGCCGCGGGCCCTGACGGGACCGGAGATCGAGGACATTGTTCAGCGCTTTGCCCGGGCTGCGGCTATTGCGGAGAAGGCGGGGTTTGATGGGGTGCAGATTCACGGGGCCCATGGTTATCTGGTCAGCCAGTTCCTGTCGCCGCACCACAATCAGAGAACGGACGAGTGGGGTGGTTCGCCCGAGAAGCGGATGCGGTTCGTGCTGGCGGTGTACCGGGCGATTCGCGAGGTGACCCGACCCGAATTCTCTGTGGGCATCAAGTTGAATTCGGCGGATTTCCAGCGGGGCGGGTTTACCGAGGAGGAATCACTCGCGGTCATTGAGGCGTTGGATGCCGAGGGGATTGATCTGGCGGAGATCTCCGGCGGCAATTATGAGAACCCGGCCATGGCCAAAGGCGCCGAGAAGGGGCGGGTGAATGTGGAGGTCAAGCAGAGCACTCTGGCGCGGGAAGCCTATTTTCTGGAGTTTGCGGAGAAGGTGCGAAAGCGGGTGTCGGTGCCGTTGATGGTGACCGGCGGTTTCCGGACCAGCCAGGGTATGGCAGAGGCGATCGGGTCGGGGGCCACCGATCTGGTGGGTCTGGCCCGGCCGTTGGCTGTGGAGCCGGATCTGCCCAATCGGGTGCTGGCGGGGGAGCAAGTGACCAGCCAGGTGCGGCCGATCAGAACCGGCATCCGGGCCATCGATAACATGGCCCTGATGGAAGTGAGCTGGTACACGCGCCAGCTCGGGCGCATGGGTAAGGGCAAGGCGCCCAGGCAGCACGACCGAGGTTTATGGTCTCTGGTGGAGGTGTTGGGGGTGATGACCACACGCGGTGTGCGAACGCGGCTTCGGGCTGGTGAATAG
- a CDS encoding KamA family radical SAM protein — protein sequence MNSIVTFPNRIPTTEFEERRFKVYTDRQLDKIEIIQNLPEETLFEMKVVASVLPFRVNEYVINELINWDQVPNDPIYQLVFPQKGMLKDEHFERMAALHREGADKKEIQAVAKEIRDELNPHPAGQMEMNMPELDGEVLDGVQHKYRETVLFFPAQGQTCHSYCTFCFRWAQFVGDKDLKMASTEAEKLHGYLKEHTEVTDLLVTGGDPMVMKTKNLVQYLEPLLEPEFDHIQTVRIGTKALTFWPYRFVTDKDADELIDLFARLVDAGKHVAIMAHYNHWQEITTEIAEEAIRRIRATGAEIRAQGPLIKHVNDDADAWAKLWKKEVKLGIIPYYMFVERDTGAKNYFEVPLAEAYHIYREAMKQVSGLARTARGPSMSAGPGKVEIQGITEIKGEKVFVLRFLQGRNPDWVQRPFFAKYSDTATWLHELEPAFGEEKFFFEDEYEQMKKGNG from the coding sequence ATGAACTCCATCGTCACCTTTCCGAACCGGATTCCCACCACGGAGTTCGAGGAACGGCGCTTCAAGGTCTACACAGACCGCCAGCTCGACAAGATCGAGATCATTCAGAACCTTCCTGAAGAGACCCTGTTTGAGATGAAGGTGGTGGCCAGTGTGCTGCCTTTCCGGGTCAACGAATACGTTATCAATGAACTGATCAACTGGGACCAGGTGCCCAACGATCCGATCTACCAGCTTGTCTTCCCGCAGAAAGGCATGCTCAAGGATGAACATTTCGAGCGTATGGCAGCGCTGCACCGGGAAGGTGCCGACAAGAAGGAAATCCAGGCGGTCGCCAAGGAGATCCGAGACGAGCTGAACCCGCATCCGGCCGGGCAGATGGAAATGAACATGCCGGAACTGGACGGCGAGGTGCTCGACGGCGTGCAGCACAAATACCGGGAGACCGTACTGTTCTTCCCGGCCCAGGGGCAGACCTGCCACTCCTATTGCACTTTCTGTTTCCGCTGGGCGCAATTTGTCGGTGATAAAGACCTGAAGATGGCCAGCACCGAAGCCGAAAAGCTGCATGGCTACTTGAAAGAGCACACCGAAGTCACCGACCTGCTGGTGACCGGTGGCGACCCCATGGTCATGAAGACCAAGAACCTGGTGCAGTACCTGGAGCCACTGCTGGAGCCCGAGTTTGACCACATCCAGACCGTCCGGATCGGCACCAAGGCACTGACCTTCTGGCCATACCGCTTCGTGACCGACAAGGACGCCGACGAGCTGATTGATCTGTTTGCGCGCCTCGTAGACGCCGGCAAGCACGTGGCTATCATGGCCCACTACAACCACTGGCAGGAGATCACCACCGAGATTGCCGAAGAGGCGATCCGCCGCATCCGCGCCACCGGCGCCGAAATCCGCGCCCAAGGCCCGCTGATCAAGCACGTCAACGACGACGCCGACGCCTGGGCGAAGCTGTGGAAGAAGGAAGTGAAGCTGGGCATCATCCCCTACTACATGTTCGTAGAGCGGGACACCGGCGCCAAGAACTACTTCGAGGTTCCCCTGGCGGAGGCCTACCACATTTACCGGGAAGCCATGAAACAGGTCTCCGGCCTGGCGCGCACCGCGCGCGGCCCGTCCATGAGTGCTGGCCCCGGCAAGGTGGAGATCCAGGGCATCACGGAAATCAAGGGCGAAAAAGTCTTTGTGCTGCGCTTCCTGCAGGGTCGTAACCCGGACTGGGTACAACGCCCCTTCTTTGCCAAGTACAGCGACACCGCTACCTGGTTGCATGAGCTTGAGCCAGCGTTTGGCGAGGAGAAGTTTTTCTTCGAAGATGAGTACGAGCAGATGAAGAAAGGCAACGGCTGA
- a CDS encoding fatty acid desaturase, with the protein MSVDPNTLSDAEKTEHIRKTILEEGRALRRRHPWLERHQNLIGATIMAISLLGMISSGALYVMELIPWWICVPVTAIFASLIHELEHDLIHLMYFKNRPWANDLMLALGWLARASTISPFVRRKLHLHHHKFSGTESDLEERGITNGERWGVRRLLMTGDNMLAVLLRPFTMQRAVRDYIRSQKPASQGDARKMSLQQLLAYAPLGNLYYLLFHSWVLAHLVLFAAQLSGAPISLSEGMATGLAALDTFAVVYMLPSFLRTFCLHFISSNMHYYGDVEPRNVMQQCQVLNPWWLMPMQLFCFNFGSTHAIHHFAVREPFYIRQWTAPAAHRVMRKMGVRFNDYGTFLRGNRFSRDTSSRQQDGSELAV; encoded by the coding sequence ATGTCTGTTGATCCGAACACCCTGAGCGACGCGGAGAAAACCGAACATATCCGCAAGACCATCCTGGAGGAGGGGCGGGCCCTGCGTCGCCGGCACCCCTGGCTGGAAAGACACCAGAACCTGATTGGTGCCACCATCATGGCCATTTCGCTTCTGGGCATGATTTCCAGCGGCGCGCTCTATGTGATGGAGCTCATACCCTGGTGGATCTGTGTTCCGGTGACAGCGATCTTTGCCTCGCTGATTCATGAGCTGGAGCACGACCTGATTCACCTCATGTACTTCAAGAACCGGCCCTGGGCCAACGATCTGATGCTGGCGCTGGGATGGCTGGCCCGAGCCAGCACCATCAGCCCATTCGTGAGGCGCAAGCTGCACCTGCACCACCACAAGTTCAGCGGAACCGAGAGTGATCTTGAGGAGCGCGGCATCACCAACGGTGAGCGCTGGGGCGTCCGTCGCCTGCTGATGACAGGCGACAACATGCTGGCCGTACTGCTGCGGCCTTTCACCATGCAGCGCGCGGTTCGTGACTACATTCGCAGCCAGAAGCCGGCGTCGCAGGGCGACGCCAGAAAAATGAGCCTGCAGCAGCTGCTCGCCTATGCGCCGCTTGGCAACCTCTATTACCTGCTGTTCCACAGCTGGGTGCTGGCACACCTGGTGCTGTTCGCCGCACAGCTCTCAGGCGCCCCCATCAGCCTGTCGGAGGGGATGGCAACCGGGCTTGCAGCGCTCGACACCTTTGCCGTGGTGTACATGCTGCCGTCTTTCCTGCGCACCTTCTGCTTGCACTTCATTAGCTCGAACATGCACTACTACGGCGATGTCGAGCCCAGGAACGTGATGCAGCAGTGCCAGGTTCTCAATCCCTGGTGGCTGATGCCGATGCAGCTGTTCTGCTTCAACTTCGGCAGTACCCACGCCATCCATCATTTTGCCGTGCGCGAGCCCTTTTACATTCGACAATGGACGGCACCGGCAGCGCACCGGGTCATGAGGAAAATGGGGGTGCGATTCAACGACTATGGCACCTTCCTGAGGGGCAATCGGTTCTCTAGGGACACGTCCTCGCGCCAGCAGGATGGCAGCGAGCTGGCCGTGTAG